A section of the Festucalex cinctus isolate MCC-2025b chromosome 9, RoL_Fcin_1.0, whole genome shotgun sequence genome encodes:
- the LOC144026007 gene encoding uncharacterized protein LOC144026007 isoform X2: MWQVVILLLLFDGTANAFLPPGESKCNGTLENSYCSVTLGGSVYIQVMLDVSGHQLRCKKVLPSGPVVVFTMKKEKPVIQEAFRNRTEFFMNNGTLKISSVERTDSGQYIVEVFDLNGRSVKTITVELDVQKNHFSILIPVCSALAAVLVIVALSCCVYKKTRQNRRFS; the protein is encoded by the exons ATGTGGCAGGTTGTCATTCTCCTTCTGCTCTTTGATGGAACTGCAAATG CCTTCCTTCCTCCAGGTGAATCTAAATGTAACGGCACCCTGGAAAACTCTTACTGCTCAGTCACTCTTGGAGGATCGGTCTACATCCAGGTGATGCTGGACGTGAGTGGCCATCAGCTGCGATGTAAGAAAGTGCTTCCCAGCGGACCCGTCGTTGTGTTTACGATGAAAAAAGAGAAGCCGGTGATTCAGGAAGCCTTCAGAAACAGAACAGAGTTCTTCATGAACAacgggactttaaaaatttccaGCGTTGAGAGGACTGACTCGGGTCAATACATAGTGGAAGTCTTTGATCTGAATGGGCGCAGTGTCAAAACCATTACGGTGGAACTGGATGTTCAGA AAAACCATTTTTCCATCCTGATTCCAGTTTGTTCCGCACTGGCTGCTGTACTGGTAATCGTGGCCTTGTCTTGTTGCGTGTACaagaaaacaaggcaaaacaggAG GTTCAGCtaa
- the tcof1 gene encoding uncharacterized protein tcof1 isoform X2, with the protein MAVNASQHDLIVLIFRYLKENGFHSAAEELLRHSPQEFVVGATGIAASLVEIYSFWLKHSENNYSRSNGGGSTQIKAASKKDKSAKKPQKQKSVIPKEEKKNVTSSETVTPAKALKKQEKAVTAGDDDSDSDSSLDFNKWTEIVLQMTAKPVRKRVRKSRAKPKTDMPIKESAEKCEVSEKAVTEEQAKPSPPEKSTLNGTNLTSDEGTTTSSSKEAKKKVKKKAKTAVGENAETPVVQHKNKGKKDCSESEMGESTKENSSKEPVGDITNCSTESLGECLAVNTVVNAEEVKRKEKKAKKKEKAADSQVSETLKDKKSKKKKKQDADQERISQPVAEEEEARKRRTVDCVQVGEQVSQQETPNQVDDNEEASRNVETHRCMDTPKVDVREKKARAKKRESHPAEGTPQRVNDETKRKRKKDNANPDEEQIVNVEETAEPNTEVKKKGKRKLGSVGAVPLFTLETQSPPSKKKKKKSKVDKDEFSATPTTA; encoded by the exons ATGGCTGTGAACGCATCCCAACACGATCTGATCGTGCTCATTTTTCGCTATTTAAAGGAGAATGGCTTCCACTCGGCTGCGGAGGAGCTCCTGAGACACAGCCCACAG GAATTTGTGGTTGGTGCAACAGGTATAGCTGCATCATTAGTGGAAATCTACAGTTTCTGGTTAAA GCACTCAGAGAACAATTACTCCAGATCTAATGGAGGAGGATCAACTCAAATTAAAG CCGCTTCCAAGAAGGACAAATCTgcaaagaaaccacaaaaacagaag TCGGTTATAccaaaagaggagaaaaaaaatgtgacatcatCAGAAACTGTCACACCAGCAAAGGCGTTGAAGAAGCAAGAAAAAGCTGTGACTGCCGGTGATGATGATTCTGATTCGGACAGCAGTTTGGACTTTAACAAATGGACGGAAATTGTCTTGCAAATGACAG CCAAACCTGTACGAAAGAGAGTCAGGAAAAGTCGGGCAAAGCCTAAAACTGACATGCCTATCAAAGAGTCCGCTGAAAAGTGTGAAGTCTCCGAGAAAGCAGTGACGGAGGAACAAGCAAAGCCTAGTCCCCCCGAAAAGTCCACCTTGAATGGCACAAATCTGACATCAGATGAAGGGACAACTACATCGTCATCCAAAGAGGCAAAAAAGAAGGTAAAGAAAAAAGCTAAAACTGCTGTTGGGGAAAATGCTGAGACTCCGGTAgtccaacataaaaataagGGAAAAAAGGACTGTTCTGAAAGCGAAATGGGAGAGAGCACAAAAGAAAACAGCAGCAAGGAACCTGTGGGCGATATAACAAACTGCAGTACTGAATCTCTAGGTGAATGTTTAGCAGTGAACACAGTTGTGAATGCTGAAGaagtcaaaagaaaagaaaagaaggccAAGAAAAAGGAGAAAGCTGCTGATAGTCAAGTATCTGAGACCCTTAAAGACAAGAAAtccaagaaaaagaagaagcaagaCGCTGATCAAGAGAGAATCTCTCAGCCAGTAGCTGAGGAAGAGGAAGCCCGGAAGCGGAGGACAGTTGACTGTGTACAGGTTGGCGAGCAAGTGTCTCAACAGGAAACTCCAAACCAGGTGGACGACAACGAAGAAGCTAGCAGGAACGTGGAGACGCATCGTTGCATGGACACTCCCAAAGTAGATGTGAGAGAAAAGAAAGCAAGggcaaaaaagagagagagtcaTCCTGCAGAAGGAACTCCTCAGCGGGTCAATGACGaaacaaaaaggaagaggaaaaaagaCAATGCTAATCCTGATGAGGAGCAAATTGTTAATGTAGAAGAGACAGCCGAGCCAAATACAGAAGTTAAAAAGAAAGGCAAAAGAAAACTGGGCTCAGTTGGCGCTGTACCTCTATTCACCCTGGAGACACAAAGTCCTCcatcaaagaaaaagaaaa AAAAAAGTAAAGTGGATAAAGATGAATTCTCAGCAACGCCGACCACCGCATGA
- the tcof1 gene encoding uncharacterized protein tcof1 isoform X1: MAVNASQHDLIVLIFRYLKENGFHSAAEELLRHSPQEFVVGATGIAASLVEIYSFWLKHSENNYSRSNGGGSTQIKAASKKDKSAKKPQKQKSVIPKEEKKNVTSSETVTPAKALKKQEKAVTAGDDDSDSDSSLDFNKWTEIVLQMTDVDVAKMDTINALHSSPAKPVRKRVRKSRAKPKTDMPIKESAEKCEVSEKAVTEEQAKPSPPEKSTLNGTNLTSDEGTTTSSSKEAKKKVKKKAKTAVGENAETPVVQHKNKGKKDCSESEMGESTKENSSKEPVGDITNCSTESLGECLAVNTVVNAEEVKRKEKKAKKKEKAADSQVSETLKDKKSKKKKKQDADQERISQPVAEEEEARKRRTVDCVQVGEQVSQQETPNQVDDNEEASRNVETHRCMDTPKVDVREKKARAKKRESHPAEGTPQRVNDETKRKRKKDNANPDEEQIVNVEETAEPNTEVKKKGKRKLGSVGAVPLFTLETQSPPSKKKKKKSKVDKDEFSATPTTA, translated from the exons ATGGCTGTGAACGCATCCCAACACGATCTGATCGTGCTCATTTTTCGCTATTTAAAGGAGAATGGCTTCCACTCGGCTGCGGAGGAGCTCCTGAGACACAGCCCACAG GAATTTGTGGTTGGTGCAACAGGTATAGCTGCATCATTAGTGGAAATCTACAGTTTCTGGTTAAA GCACTCAGAGAACAATTACTCCAGATCTAATGGAGGAGGATCAACTCAAATTAAAG CCGCTTCCAAGAAGGACAAATCTgcaaagaaaccacaaaaacagaag TCGGTTATAccaaaagaggagaaaaaaaatgtgacatcatCAGAAACTGTCACACCAGCAAAGGCGTTGAAGAAGCAAGAAAAAGCTGTGACTGCCGGTGATGATGATTCTGATTCGGACAGCAGTTTGGACTTTAACAAATGGACGGAAATTGTCTTGCAAATGACAG ATGTCGACGTGGCCAAGATGGATACCATTAATGCTTTACACTCTTCTCCAGCCAAACCTGTACGAAAGAGAGTCAGGAAAAGTCGGGCAAAGCCTAAAACTGACATGCCTATCAAAGAGTCCGCTGAAAAGTGTGAAGTCTCCGAGAAAGCAGTGACGGAGGAACAAGCAAAGCCTAGTCCCCCCGAAAAGTCCACCTTGAATGGCACAAATCTGACATCAGATGAAGGGACAACTACATCGTCATCCAAAGAGGCAAAAAAGAAGGTAAAGAAAAAAGCTAAAACTGCTGTTGGGGAAAATGCTGAGACTCCGGTAgtccaacataaaaataagGGAAAAAAGGACTGTTCTGAAAGCGAAATGGGAGAGAGCACAAAAGAAAACAGCAGCAAGGAACCTGTGGGCGATATAACAAACTGCAGTACTGAATCTCTAGGTGAATGTTTAGCAGTGAACACAGTTGTGAATGCTGAAGaagtcaaaagaaaagaaaagaaggccAAGAAAAAGGAGAAAGCTGCTGATAGTCAAGTATCTGAGACCCTTAAAGACAAGAAAtccaagaaaaagaagaagcaagaCGCTGATCAAGAGAGAATCTCTCAGCCAGTAGCTGAGGAAGAGGAAGCCCGGAAGCGGAGGACAGTTGACTGTGTACAGGTTGGCGAGCAAGTGTCTCAACAGGAAACTCCAAACCAGGTGGACGACAACGAAGAAGCTAGCAGGAACGTGGAGACGCATCGTTGCATGGACACTCCCAAAGTAGATGTGAGAGAAAAGAAAGCAAGggcaaaaaagagagagagtcaTCCTGCAGAAGGAACTCCTCAGCGGGTCAATGACGaaacaaaaaggaagaggaaaaaagaCAATGCTAATCCTGATGAGGAGCAAATTGTTAATGTAGAAGAGACAGCCGAGCCAAATACAGAAGTTAAAAAGAAAGGCAAAAGAAAACTGGGCTCAGTTGGCGCTGTACCTCTATTCACCCTGGAGACACAAAGTCCTCcatcaaagaaaaagaaaa AAAAAAGTAAAGTGGATAAAGATGAATTCTCAGCAACGCCGACCACCGCATGA
- the LOC144026007 gene encoding uncharacterized protein LOC144026007 isoform X1, whose translation MWQVVILLLLFDGTANAFLPPGESKCNGTLENSYCSVTLGGSVYIQVMLDVSGHQLRCKKVLPSGPVVVFTMKKEKPVIQEAFRNRTEFFMNNGTLKISSVERTDSGQYIVEVFDLNGRSVKTITVELDVQKNHFSILIPVCSALAAVLVIVALSCCVYKKTRQNRRSGSAKSKKKKIAVEFWNTSDHVQDNFYYGLNESNKYNSECNDVL comes from the exons ATGTGGCAGGTTGTCATTCTCCTTCTGCTCTTTGATGGAACTGCAAATG CCTTCCTTCCTCCAGGTGAATCTAAATGTAACGGCACCCTGGAAAACTCTTACTGCTCAGTCACTCTTGGAGGATCGGTCTACATCCAGGTGATGCTGGACGTGAGTGGCCATCAGCTGCGATGTAAGAAAGTGCTTCCCAGCGGACCCGTCGTTGTGTTTACGATGAAAAAAGAGAAGCCGGTGATTCAGGAAGCCTTCAGAAACAGAACAGAGTTCTTCATGAACAacgggactttaaaaatttccaGCGTTGAGAGGACTGACTCGGGTCAATACATAGTGGAAGTCTTTGATCTGAATGGGCGCAGTGTCAAAACCATTACGGTGGAACTGGATGTTCAGA AAAACCATTTTTCCATCCTGATTCCAGTTTGTTCCGCACTGGCTGCTGTACTGGTAATCGTGGCCTTGTCTTGTTGCGTGTACaagaaaacaaggcaaaacaggAGGTCAG GTTCAGCtaaatccaagaaaaaaaagattgcagtAGAATTTTGGAATACGAGTGACCATGTGCAAGACAATTTTTATTACGGACTAAATGAAAGCAACAAATATAATTCTGAGTGCAATGATGTTTTATGA
- the LOC144026337 gene encoding uncharacterized protein LOC144026337, with protein MRATAGLVLWLFTVSQGMETSCDGRRKDAQCYGPLAGEIVIRLMDKIPFGFNWEKEQTILVRARNGKSPSKIPKRFSFTPSNGMLKIENLMRNDSGNYTLIIFRNNGTQIENRTLQLFIEAPVNSVHLTSDCKSIGEQLISCSANDGDSPQYKWSLNQKPLQDSDLLSGSVQANSITLKTGVSGQLVCSVRNNVSQIQKEVQLSCVFINCTSNGTLISKWLPEFAKIMCDKPTFGNQSHPSQNYLPIMGGILSALLILLLIGLAVVCRQKKKKSGIEDQEELTYADVRIVNQSTRSIKVREEVEVEYGQVKFSERPRRTVKTAKDDACVYAQVYRGR; from the exons ATGAGAGCAACAGCTGGACTCGTGTTATGGCTCTTCACAGTTTCTCAAG GTATGGAAACGTCCTGTGATGGCAGACGTAAAGATGCTCAGTGTTACGGACCACTGGCTGGAGAAATAGTCATCCGTTTGATGGACAAAATCCCATTTGGATTTAACTGGGAGAAAGAACAAACCATTTTAGTTAGAGCAAGAAATGGCAAAAGTCCATCTAAAATACCCAAAAGATTTAGCTTCACCCCAAGCAATGGAATGCTGAAGATCGAAAACCTGATGAGAAATGATAGTGGCAACTATACTCTTATAATCTTTCGCAATAATGGAACTCAAATTGAGAATCGGACACTGCAGCTGTTCATTGAAG ctcctgtCAACTCCGTCCATCTCACCTCGGACTGTAAGTCCATAGGAGAGCAGCTGATATCTTGTTCCGCCAATGATGGGGACAGTCCTCAATACAAGTGGAGCCTGAACCAAAAACCGCTGCAAGACTCTGATCTCCTTTCAGGAAGTGTTCAAGCAAACAGCATCACCCTCAAAACAGGCGTCTCAGGACAGCTAGTCTGCTCTGTTCGGAACAACGTCAGTCAAATCCAAAAAGAAGTTCAATTATCTTGTG tgTTCATTAACTGCACCTCAAATGGGACTCTCATATCAAAGTGGTTGCCTGAATTTGCGAAAATCATGTGCGACAAACCCACCTTTGGAAACCAGAGCCATCCAAGTCAGAATTATTTGCCTATAATGGGGGGCATTCTTTCAGCACTGCTCATCCTCTTACTGATCGGACTGGCGGTTGTCTGCAggcagaagaaaaagaaaagcggTATCGAAG ATCAAGAGGAATTGACGTACGCCGACGTCAGGATCGTTAATCAGTCGACGAGGTCAATAAAAGTGAGAGAAGAAGTGGAGGTGGAATATGGCCAAGTGAAGTTTTCAGAGCGACCTCGTCGAACTGTTAAAACTGCAAAAGACGATGCATGCGTTTATGCACAAGTCTACAGAggcaggtga
- the LOC144025888 gene encoding arylsulfatase I-like, with the protein MATTALTGFSMMSLLSLGYLTWDLNGPNQVEKEPGQTFDGGSLGPKPPHIIFIMTDDQGFNDIGYHSSDIKTPVLDKLAADGVKLENYYIQPICTPSRSQLITGRYQIHTGLQHSIIRPRQPNCLPFHHVTLPQRLQELGYSTHMVGKWHLGFYKKECLPTRRGFDTYFGSLTGSVNYYTYNSCDGPGLCGYDLHDGETVAWGERGKYSTHLYTQRVRKILARHDPHTQPLFIYLSFQAVHTPLQSPREYIYPYRGLGNVARRKYAAMVSVVDEAVRNITYALRKYGYYQNSVIIFSTDNGGQPLSGGNNWPLRGRKGTYWEGGVRGLGFVHSPLLRRRRRVSKALVHITDWYPTLVHLAGGNESLTQGVDGYDVWEAISEGKESPRLEILHNIDPLYNRARSGSLQKGYGIWNTAVQASIRAGDWKLLTGDPGYGDWTPLQVFPSFPGSWWNLERHTEPKKSVWLFNISGDPYERFDLSEQRPDVVKELMARLVYYNRTAVPVRYPSEDLRADPSLNGGAWVPWVGDEEEDSWDTFYLKKNMDWKKKLKMSHGRSFFRRLNTRIMSNRI; encoded by the exons ATGGCTACAACAGCCCTGACCGGTTTCTCCATGATGAGTCTTCTCAGCCTCGGATACCTGACCTGGGATCTGAATGGTCCAAATCAGGTGGAAAAAGAGCCAGGGCAGACATTTGATGGGGGGTCTCTTGGTCCAAAGCCTCCTCACATTATCTTCATCATGACAGATGATCAGGGATTCAACGATATTGGTTATCACAGCTCGGATATAAAGACGCCGGTGCTGGATAAGCTGGCTGCTGATGGGGTGAAGCTGGAGAATTATTACATCCAGCCCATCTGCACTCCATCCCGAAGCCAACTCATCACTGGGAG GTACCAGATTCACACAGGCCTCCAGCACTCCATCATCCGCCCACGCCAGCCCAACTGTCTACCCTTCCACCATGTCACCCTTCCCCAGAGGCTGCAGGAGCTCGGGTACTCCACCCATATGGTGGGCAAGTGGCACTTGGGCTTCTACAAGAAGGAGTGCCTGCCAACCCGACGTGGGTTTGACACCTATTTTGGCTCCCTAACCGGTAGTGTCAACTACTACACCTACAACTCCTGCGACGGTCCGGGCCTTTGTGGTTATGACCTCCACGATGGCGAGACGGTAGCCTGGGGTGAGAGGGGGAAATACTCCACCCATTTGTACACCCAGAGGGTCCGCAAAATCCTGGCAAGACATGATCCCCACACTCAGCCACTCTTCATCTACCTTTCCTTTCAAGCCGTTCACACGCCGTTGCAGTCCCCGCGGGAGTACATCTACCCGTATCGAGGGCTGGGCAATGTGGCCCGCAGGAAGTACGCTGCCATGGTGTCTGTAGTGGATGAGGCGGTTCGCAACATAACATATGCCCTCCGAAAGTATGGCTACTATCAAAACAGCGTCATTATATTTTCTACGGACAACGGCGGACAACCATTGTCTGGCGGCAACAATTGGCCACTTCGGGGGCGTAAAGGCACCTACTGGGAAGGCGGAGTCCGAGGATTGGGATTTGTCCACAGTCCTCTcttgagaaggagaaggagggtGAGTAAAGCCCTAGTGCACATCACTGACTGGTACCCCACACTAGTACACCTGGCAGGTGGGAATGAGTCCCTCACTCAAGGCGTGGATGGATATGACGTTTGGGAAGCCATCAGTGAGGGGAAGGAGTCTCCTAGATTAGAGATCCTTCATAACATTGACCCTCTCTATAACCGTGCTCGAAGTGGCTCCCTACAGAAGGGTTACGGTATCTGGAATACAGCCGTGCAGGCCTCAATCCGAGCTGGAGACTGGAAATTGCTAACTGGAGATCCTGGTTATGGAGACTGGACTCCACTACAGGTGTTTCCAAGCTTCCCTGGCAGCTGGTGGAACCTTGAGAGGCACACTGAACCCAAGAAATCCGTGTGGCTTTTCAACATCTCCGGAGACCCCTATGAACGTTTTGACCTCTCCGAGCAGAGACCAGATGTTGTCAAAGAATTGATGGCGAGACTAGTGTACTATAACCGTACGGCGGTCCCAGTACGGTACCCATCAGAGGACCTGCGGGCAGACCCAAGCCTGAATGGTGGTGCCTGGGTTCCCTGGGTGGGAGACGAGGAAGAGGACAGCTGGGACACTTTTTATCTGAAGAAGAATATGGACTGGAAGAAGAAACTTAAGATGTCTCATGGCAGATCATTTTTCAGGAGACTCAACACTAGGATCATGTCGAACAGGATATGA
- the LOC144025967 gene encoding uncharacterized protein LOC144025967 has product MRSTAGLAVWLFTVSQGMGQSCDGRKEGAQCYGSLAGKVVLHLMDRAAQFTYVWGKERKLLLKGSENNIETEPPERFSFNLKNGMMTIQNLTKADSGNYTLLIHNVKETGYTSRTLQLFIEAPVTSIHLTSECLSQGEQPISCSSEDGDSLQYRWSLNQNPLQDSDLLSGNVQANNITLKPGVSGQLVCSIRNNINEIMTEVYVSCVFINCTSKGTLISQWLPEISKTICDDLPSELSNHRRQSLVLLIRSIFLTVIILIMIAVVIFYTLQAKRNKTHEVEEDYHELMYINAPREVLR; this is encoded by the exons ATGAGGTCTACAGCTGGACTCGCGGTGTGGCTCTTCACAGTTTCTCAAG GTATGGGCCAGTCCTGTGATGGCAGAAAAGAAGGAGCTCAGTGTTACGGATCACTGGCTGGAAAAGTAGTCCTGCATTTGATGGACAGAGCAGCCCAATTTACATATGTCTGGGGGAAAGAACGAAAACTGTTACTTAAAGGGAGCGAGAACAATATTGAGACTGAACCACCCGAAAGATTTAGCTTTAACCTGAAGAATGGGATGATGACGATACAAAATCTGACAAAGGCTGATAGTGGCAACTATACTCTTCTAATCCATAATGTAAAAGAAACGGGATATACATCTCGGACACTACAGCTGTTCATTGAAG CTCCTGTCACTTCCATCCATCTCACTTCGGAGTGTCTGTCCCAAGGAGAGCAGCCGATATCTTGCTCTTCCGAGGATGGGGACAGTCTTCAATACAGGTGGAGCTTGAACCAAAATCCACTGCAGGACTCAGATCTCCTTTCAGGAAATGTTCAAGCAAACAACATCACTCTCAAACCAGGCGTCTCAGGACAGCTAGTCTGCTCTATTCGGAACAACATCAATGAAATCATGACCGAAGTTTACGTATCTTGTG tgTTCATTAACTGCACCTCAAAAGGAACTCTCATATCACAGTGGTTGCCTGAAATCAGTAAAACCATTTGTGACGATCTCCCCTCAGAACTTTCGAACCATCGCCGTCAAA GTCTAGTGCTGCTAATCCGTAGCATCTTTTTGACAGTGATCATTCTCATAATGATCGCAGTGGTGATCTTCTACACTCTGCAGGCAAAAAGGAATAAAACACATGAAG TTGAGGAAGATTACCACGAATTAATGTATATTAATGCACCAAGGGAAGTACTGAGATGA